CGTTCGAGCACCGCTCCGATCGGGGCCGTCCCGGCAAGACCGAGATCAAACGGGTCTGCCGGATCGCCGCGCTCCGTGATGCCTGCCACGACGCCGAAGCGCTCCCGCCAGCCAGGCACCAGCGCCCACGGTACCGGCGCGCCCGCCACGGTCTGCTCAGCGAGGACCGCCACCTCAGTCATCGAAACGCTGGATCTCGGCTCCCAGGGCCCGCAGGCGCTCGTCGATTCGCTCGTAGCCGCGCTCGATCTGGCCCACGTTGTGAATGACGCTCTGGCCTTCCGCAGCGAGCGCGGCCAGCAGCATGGCCATGCCGGCCCGGATGTCGGGTGACTCCACGACCCCGCCCCGCAGCGGGGACGGCCCCGAGATGACAGCCCGATGCGGGTCACAGAGCACGATCCGGGCGCCCATCCCGATCAGCTTGTCCACGAAATAGAGCCGCGACTCGAACATCTTCTCGAACACCAGCAGCATGCCGGCGCACTGCGTCGCCGCGACGATGGCGATGGACATGGTGTCCGCCGGAAAGGCCGGCCAGGGACCGTCCTCGAGCTTCGGCACGTGCCCGCCGAGATCCGATCGGATCCGGCGCTCCTGGTTGCGATCGACCGTGAGCCGGCCGCCCTCGAGACGCGGGCGAATCCCCAGTCGGTCAAATCCGATCAGAGTTGCCCGCAGGTCGTCCCCGCGAACCCCGTCGATGACGATCTGACCGTTGGTGACGGCCGCCAGCCCGATGAAACTGCCGATTTCGATGTGATCCGGGCCGATCTCGTAGCTGGTGCCCTTGAGGGGTCGGCCACCCCGAATCACGTAGGTATTGCTTCCGATCCCGTCGATTTCCGCCCCCATGGCCACCAGGATCCGGGCCAGGTCCTGGACGTGCGGCTCGGCAGCAGCGTTACGGAGCGTGGTGGTGCCCTCGGCCATCACCGCGGCCATCAGCGCATTTTCGGTCGCCGTTACGCTGGGCTCGTCGAGAAAGATGTCGGCCCCAACCAGGCGCTTGGCCTCGATCTCATACCGGTCGCCGACCCGCACGGTCGCGCCAAGCGCTTCGAGAATCAGGAAGTGCGTGTCGACTCGGCGGCGGCCAATCACGTCCCCCCCGGGAGGGGGCAGCGTCACCTGACCGAATCGCGCCAGGAGCGGCGCCGCCAGGAGGATCGAGGCGCGGATTCGGGCGCAAAGCGCCGGATCCAGCGGCTTCGAACTGACGCTGCTGGCATCGACCCGAACCAGGTTGGGTCCGATCCATTCTGCTCGGGCGCCGAGATGCTCGAGCAACGCGATCATCAGCTCGACGTCGCGGATCCGGGGCACGTTGCTGAGCTCGACCGGTTCGTCGGCAAGCAAGGTTGCGGCCAGGATCGGCAGGGCGGCGTTCTTGTTTCCAGCGGGGCGCACCGTTCCATTGAGCGGACGGCCGCCTTGTACGACGAATCGAGGAGGCATGGCCAACAACCTCGCCACCGGGCTAGCGGCGCGTCAAGGCGAGGACATTATCTTGTGAGGATGCGGACCATGAGGTGGATATGACGACGGTACCCGGATGGGTCGGACCGACCATCGCCCTGTCGCTCGTGATCATTGCGATCGGCTTTGTCTCGTTCGTTGCGGCGCTGCTCATGGCCGGCAAGAAGGCAGCCGATCAGATGGAGAGCCTCGGCAAGGAGGTCGCCGAGCTGCGGAAGGAGTTGCGGCCGACCATTACTGCACTCAACGCCTGGGTCGGATCGAGTATCGAAGTAACCGGCGAGGTCAAGGACGAAGTCCGTGCCATTCTGAAAAGCTCACGGCGTCTGCGCAAGAGCGCCATGCGGGGCGCGGGCCGAGTCCGTGACCGCCTCGAGGATCTCGACGCGCTCTACGAGGTCGTCTCCGCTGAAGTCGAGGAAACGGCACTTTCCGTGGCGTCGACGCTCCGCTCGGTCCGGACCGGGACGTCGGCGCTCAGCCGGATCAAGCGTTTTCTGGGACGCCGTCGGTGAGCGCTCGGCGGCTGGTGGTCACTGGTGTTCTGCTCGGCTGCATCGCTGCGGTGTTGCTGCCGGACACGGCCTATGCCTGGACCCATGGCACGCATGTATTTCTGGGCGAGACAGTCCTTGCCAACCTGCATCTGCTGCCGTCCCATGTCGCAACCCTGATCGGCTCGTTTCCGCACGACTTCCTCTACGGCTCGATCGCGCCGGACACGTCGATCGCGAAGCGCTACGTTCCCGCCGGTCGCCATTCGCACTACTGGAACGTCGGGCAGGAGACCTTCGACCACGCCGAGACGGAAGCACTCCGCTCGTTCGGTCTCGGGTACCTGGCGCATCTGGCCGCGGATACGGTGGCTCACAACTACTTCATTCCCCGGCAGCTGCTGCTGACCAGCAGCACCCGGGCCATGGGGCACCAGTACTGGGAACTGCGGGTCGAAACGCATCTGACCGACCGCTACGCCCGACTGGCGCGTGAGCTGATTCGGCGGGATCACTCGGGATCGGATCTGCACCTCGAGCGCATCATCTCGCCGACCCTGTTCAGCGTCAGAACCAATCGACGTATCTTTCGGAGCATCGTCCACCTCTCCGACACCAAGAGCTGGCAACGCGCGATGCAGGCCGCGCGAGGCGTCAGCCGCTTTCTGCTGACGGACGAGGACGTCGAGCGCCACCTCGCCCTTTCGTACGAGGTGGTGATGCAGACCCTCGCCGGTATCTCGGATCGAGAGGGCGTGGCGCGGGAGTGGGACCCGTCTGGCGAGGGCCCGTTGCGTCGGGCCAAACGGTGGCGCCGCGAAGCACTCTGGAAGGGCGGGCTCTGGGTCCCGGAGCATATGATCGAAGCGGCAGAAGAACGATTTGGGCTCCCGGACCTCGATCTGGGATTCTGGCAGGCATCAAAGATCGAACGGCCGTGGATGCCGCTGATCGGCAAACCGGCCTTGTACGACACACACACACCAGGAGTACTGAACGATGGGCAAGGGTGACCGACGCAGTCGCAAGGGCAAGATCTTTCGGGGAACCACGGGCAAAAAGCGTCCTCGGGGCACCAAGAAGGTCGCGACCGCGAAGAAGAGTTGACCCGAAACGGTACGAGGGGCGATAGGATCGCCCCTCGTACCGTCTTGCCCCACCAGCTGAAGTACCAGCGCGCCTACCTGTTGAAGGCCCTCAACGCACCGTCGACTTCGCCAGCTCGGCAACTCCCGCCACCAACCGATCGATTTCAGCAGCATCGGTGTAACAGGCGATCCCGGCCCGAACGATCCCGTGTTCCGCCTGTCCCAGCCCTTCGATGACGCCTGCGGCGTAGAAATCGCCGTGCGAGGCGAACACCGCGCGATCTGCCAGATGCCGGGCCACGGTTTGC
The Gemmatimonadales bacterium genome window above contains:
- a CDS encoding zinc dependent phospholipase C family protein, producing the protein MSARRLVVTGVLLGCIAAVLLPDTAYAWTHGTHVFLGETVLANLHLLPSHVATLIGSFPHDFLYGSIAPDTSIAKRYVPAGRHSHYWNVGQETFDHAETEALRSFGLGYLAHLAADTVAHNYFIPRQLLLTSSTRAMGHQYWELRVETHLTDRYARLARELIRRDHSGSDLHLERIISPTLFSVRTNRRIFRSIVHLSDTKSWQRAMQAARGVSRFLLTDEDVERHLALSYEVVMQTLAGISDREGVAREWDPSGEGPLRRAKRWRREALWKGGLWVPEHMIEAAEERFGLPDLDLGFWQASKIERPWMPLIGKPALYDTHTPGVLNDGQG
- a CDS encoding 30S ribosomal protein THX, encoding MGKGDRRSRKGKIFRGTTGKKRPRGTKKVATAKKS
- the murA gene encoding UDP-N-acetylglucosamine 1-carboxyvinyltransferase; this encodes MPPRFVVQGGRPLNGTVRPAGNKNAALPILAATLLADEPVELSNVPRIRDVELMIALLEHLGARAEWIGPNLVRVDASSVSSKPLDPALCARIRASILLAAPLLARFGQVTLPPPGGDVIGRRRVDTHFLILEALGATVRVGDRYEIEAKRLVGADIFLDEPSVTATENALMAAVMAEGTTTLRNAAAEPHVQDLARILVAMGAEIDGIGSNTYVIRGGRPLKGTSYEIGPDHIEIGSFIGLAAVTNGQIVIDGVRGDDLRATLIGFDRLGIRPRLEGGRLTVDRNQERRIRSDLGGHVPKLEDGPWPAFPADTMSIAIVAATQCAGMLLVFEKMFESRLYFVDKLIGMGARIVLCDPHRAVISGPSPLRGGVVESPDIRAGMAMLLAALAAEGQSVIHNVGQIERGYERIDERLRALGAEIQRFDD